The genomic stretch tgtTTTAACACATGCATCTCCTTCTGAAATGCCCACTgctgcacccccacctccaccccccacccccccacccccccacccccagtttagCTGCTATTTATTATACTGTGTTAGTCAAGGCTAGGTAGGTTGGAAAACTTCCTTTAAGCCAGCTTGTTACCCCTTCTACCTTTTCATACCATCTACCACACTGTGTTGTAATTGCATGTTTACTTCCTTTCCCTGTCCCTGCTCGACCGGAAACTTTTTAAAGGTATTCCTAGCAGTTAACAGTACCTTGATATCATGTTTCTTGGAAAATGTTTACTTAATGAATAATTGGTTCTGGATgcttgcactttaaaaaaattcctcccAAACTTGATTATCTAACTGTTCTAGATAATCCTTTCATGaagtaaattagaaataataaatatgatataCATGTCCTGAAAAGTTGTGGGGTAGGTCAGGCAGCTAGGATACAAGGGGCTTTTGTAGATGTGTAGGACGGTAGACTTCTGGTAAACATCGAAGATTAAATGAACACTCTGTTTACCCCACTCTCCCCCAAAATAATAATGTCAATAAATAATCATAACATTTACCATAATCCAGATATCCTTCTAAAAGCTTTATATAAGTGGCCTCGGTTGTCATAACAATGCTGTGTGATAGAACATATTACCATTGGAATTTATAGGTACAGAAACAGACATGGAGACATTAACTAACTTTCCCGAGGACAGATATCTAAGTTAAAGTGATGTCAAACAGACAAAAATTCATAAGACAAAGAGCTCTCAAAAAGTGTTAACTGCAAAACAGAAAGCTAATGGAAACAAACAGAGAAGTTTAAACCCTAAAGTCCAAAAATCTAAACTGTGAACTGGCTGGGTAAAGCAAAGAAATAGCCCAAAGACTCAACACACGGTTGTATCAGAATCCTCTGGAAGTAGTGGGGGAGGTGGAGCTAAGAACAGGAGGACTGGTTAAATGTTTAAGAAGTCATAGGCCCCTAAGGTCTCTTCCTCCTCTACAGAACTGGGCAGCTGTTTCTCTGTGACAGAGACGCGAGGTTTATTCCATGAGAGGGTAAAACCAGGGATCCCTGGCCTGCAGCCATTGGTCACAAGCCGAGGGGGAGAGTACTGTACTAAAAATGAGGGTATTAAGACCAAATTGACCTCTAGCTTTCTCTTCCCACTTGCCTATAAAACACCAGAAGCCTGATTTATACCCCCGAGCAGATTTTTCTTTCAGGAATATGACCAGCCTAAGAGAAAAGACCAAAAAATAATGATAGCACAGGTTTCCCCATGAGCCACCCAGTCAGACCAGCCTACAATACCGCCTACCACGGCAAAGAGCTTCTCTTATCCTTTTAGTGCCACGGCCTCAAATGTGAGAAAACAGCTGTGGCACAGACATTAGAGGAAAGCATCTACTATGAAAAGCGGAGACAACAAATAGATTCAATcgaggaggaagaaaaacaaattatgaaGGGAAATAAGAACTCCAAGAAACTGTAATCTCCACAGAGGAGATGCTATGTCTATGAAAAAGAACATGAAACtacaaaaaatatttagagaacaGAGGGagctcttggaaattaaaaatgcgATAATAGAAATAGACTCTGTAGAGGCTTAAAGATAAAAACGAAGAAAATACCCtagagtataaagaaaaaaaaaaaagaaatttttaggggggaaatgaCAAACCAGGCAAAATGAAGTTCAATATCCAGTAAATAGGAGTGTTAGAACATAGACAATGGACAAGGAGAAATTCATTAAAGAAATAGTCTGAGGAACTCTTCCAGAGTTGAAGGGTATGAGTTTTTACAGTGAAACAGCCCAACACAATGGATGAAAACCAATGCACACCAAAATACAGTACTGTGAGCTTCAGAACACTGGGAGAACAAAGATCCTCGAAGCTTCTAAAGAGAAACAAGAGAAGCTTGAAAATTCTCAATAGCGACACTGGGAGCTGGAAGAAAATGCAGCAGCGCCCTTGGACATCTGAAGAAACATGATTTCCAACCTAGATTTCTATATTCAGTGAATCCATTAAGCATTTGTGTAGAGAGAGAACTTCTCAGACATAGTTTTCCCCCTCAGGAAGTTACTAAGGTTGTATTCCACCCAACAAGGGTGCAGACCAAAAAGAGAAAGACGTGAGATTCTGGAAAAAGGATGCTCCACACGAGGGAGGGTGAATGGAGTCCCTAGGATAATGGTGAAGGGAGCTCCCAGGATGCGAGCTGTGCAGTGGTCCTGGCGGGCCTCGGTCCAGTCTAGAGAGGTCAAAAGGCTCTGGAGAGGAGAGACTTTCAACTGTAGAATAGGTAAGCTCGTGACTGGACTGGGAGAGGAGATTTACCCAACTGGGGGGAATTTGAGATATGTTCATGTTAATTAagcaacaaaaaatgaaattaactgTGGCTGAGTGGTAGCTTAAAGGAAGGGAAATGTCATATTACAAGACTCAGCTGTGAAGAATACTTACATAATGAACAGTTTTAAGCATTAAATACTGAGCTAGCAAAAATTGTACTCAAGTATATTGGGGATGAGCATGAGTAAAAAGCGTTATATCTTAATCTTCTGTAATCAGAAGCAGATAAGTAATACttgaatttgaaaaaataaaatatgcatgttatttagaaatatggagGTAATTCCAGCCCccaccacaaaagaaaaaaaaaagataagaactCCACAGacacaaaacaataaaagcaataaaaacaaaatgagctCCAAAAGTTAGAAGTGGTTGCTTTTGGGAGGTAAAACTGCTAGTTTTGTAACATGCCTCATAGACCTATTTGATTCTTTATACTATGTGCATGTAGAACACACAGAATAATAGGTTTAAAAAGTGTAAATAAAATTTGCATAAATCAAGTTGCAGTTTAGTAAGATAGCTGACAAGTTGGGCTAAAGAACCCTTCTAGTAAATTTTTGTCATGCTTATTTTTCAGTACAGAAATTTGACTTGAAGTTACAATAAGCACACCTAAATTGTGGTTTGATCAATAATCacttaaaagaaaactaaatcaaGAATTAGGCAATAGCTACTGAAAGCAACAATAGTTGTCTAGGACATGTGTGCTACAATATGATCCCTTCTGTTATTGTTTTACACAGAGCGCTCCCAGTTACTGCTTTGTGACCTTACTCTACATTTTAATCACCCTGTGAAGACAGATGACTccaaggaaacagaaagaaacaagCCTCTCTTTGAAGAGTTTAAACTATCAGATGTATCCCTTGCTTCTAACCGTTTTTCTTCCTAATTTCTTACTTATCTGTTGTGAATTTATAACTGTATGTATTGTTGAATTAACAAGTATCTTGGAGAACTTAGTTtactaatatatttaatataataaaataaactgagttATAAATAATCATTTTATGTTCCTGAAGGCTgttgtattttaatatttcaaagaatGGCTGATCTGTTTCACTAATGGCAATGGTATGACATAGGAAATTGGCCATGTGACACTGCTTATCATTTACCTTATGCTTGATTTTGGCTCAGGCTGAAGGAGAGTCACTAAATTATAAATGGATGGTATGAGTTTATGTTAATAAGATGTTTCCTGATAGCAGGTGCCCAAAACAACTCAAGCTAACTGAAGCATGTATTGGATCACGTGACTTGGAAATCCATGGTGGGAGTAGATGTCAAGGACTCCGATAATTGACCAGATGTCTCTGTCCTGGTTCTGTTTCTGTGCATTGGTCTCATCCTCTCCTGTTATGGACTGGTTTCCTCCACGAGACAAAAGGAGGGTAGAGGCATGGCAGCAGACAACTCCAGGTGTGCAGATCCCTAGAGGAGAGAGACCCTCCAATTCAGCCTTTGTGTTTAGCATTCCAGGGAAGGATGCCAGCTTTGGTTAAGATTCTTATTCCTGAGCAAGGTCCTAAGCAACTGTGATTGGTGAGGCTGGGTCATGTGCCAGGTCTGTGGCCAGAGGAGGAGAGGCCCTACCAGAACGATGGAGTTGCCATTGCCtgaagaaggggaggaagaatGCTAGTCATGAAAACGTCAGGTACTCACCACTGATTTCAGTCATGGCCATGGGATagcttttagttttataataatctTTACCCTAAACTTCCTTACTTTGTCCCTTTCCACCAAAGAAGTCTTAAAATAATAGGTTTTGGTTTATTATGTAAACATGATTCACTACCAAACAGTTGCTTTAAAATCTACCATGTCCTtaattttagactagaggcccagtgcacgaatttatgcatgGTTGGGGTCTAGCTGGCttgccctgatgggggctgatcggggccggACCGGACcttcgggggggggaggggacacaggaggtcggccagccccaccccaaataggggggccgattgggggtggggctggctggaggggaggggctgcaggcagttggctggctggccctgcccccgatcgggATGGGGGCCgattggaggtggggccggctgtggggagaggccatgggaggttggggg from Eptesicus fuscus isolate TK198812 chromosome 6, DD_ASM_mEF_20220401, whole genome shotgun sequence encodes the following:
- the C6H5orf58 gene encoding putative uncharacterized protein C5orf58 homolog, with protein sequence MAQMLNSDVSDHRLNVEAIIQNINTISLELKKMKERSQLLLCDLTLHFNHPVKTDDSKETERNKPLFEEFKLSDVSLASNRFSS